ATGGTTACGCATGATAATGATCAAACTCTACTCGAATGTAGGTCTTCTTAAATGTTATTCTGAGCGGAAATATCCTCCTGGTTCGAATTGAGGTAAAAAATTAAACCTGGGTAAAAAGTACGAAAGCGCACTTTTCAAATGTCATATATGTCGTAAAAGATACATTAAAGTAACGAGGCCTGTCTCTTTCCATTTAATTTCACTTCTTGGTTTCATTTCTATACTTTCTGCATTTAATGTTAGCATGAGAAGCATGCATATTGTTTTGTGCAAATCATTATACATATACGTAGGCCCCACACATTTGTGATGCAATGGATCAAGATGTTTTTAAACATTTCGGAATGAAATAGTAAATATTAATAGAAATTACAGTTATCGTATACTGTTTAGTAATGAGGAAATAATTTTATGCTATGTGGGCTAATTTACATGATTTCAATAAGAAacatgtaacaataataataattggcatttatatagcgctttatcaatctacgactgttcaaagcgcttcacaattatcattacccggtcactggattcatagcattccatgCAGCCTGCTAGGCGCTTACtcgctaaaccaaccacaatgacggttgtttcctacatgatttcaataaaaaaaaacatgtataaacTATAAAAGACTTTTCAGAAATAGGTGAATAATTCAAGCGAATTAACTGCTTAGTTTTGACCTTTTAAAATCTTGGCTTCATACAgtgataacaaaacaaaattgaaagcTAATGCTGTTTTTGCAAATAAAAAGTTTGAGTAACTTTGAATAAATTTTTGATCAGTTAAAAAAGGATTTGATTTGTTATcagtttatatatatttaattcatataatcatttacaatttacattatcgtaattatcataaatttcattaataatgattatgatattattgttattatccttattttattgttattataattgttgttgttgtggttGATGATGTTTTTGTTACtatctttttcattattgttattattatcatcattataattatcaatttTCCTTCAGAACCATGTGTAGACACCCATCAGTACTGCGGGAGGAGTCCTGGGTGGCCTGGGCGTGTCTACTGTCCCTTCGCTCCATACATAACTCGATATTGCCCACTCATGTGTGGCGTGTGTGGTAAGTGGAAGAATAATTATAACGGTGACGTATCTGTGTTGGAACCTAAACCCCGCGCTAAGCGCAAAATTTTTCGCcccacacagtaaaaacgctaaGATTTTATAAAACTCTGTTTACtacatgaaccttacagtatttgtttaaccgttttaacaatcatgtttaatgtattgaaaattaaacttcgttgcttaagatttaaacaagtcttgtttaaactgtttaaacaatgaCTGTAAGGTTCGTATAGTAAACTGCgttgtatatatatttctttctactCTGCAACCCTTCTTTCAATATCTGATGGCATACCTTGCAATGAAGTCACATCACGCCttctaactttgaaaatttgagGCTTTTCAGTTTCTCATATTTTAACTTTCCAAAGTCAcctctttgttttgtttatttatttttttttacttatttttgtatttttccgtCCTTCAAATACGTCATGTAAAGAGACTGATAATGTTCTTGGTTAACTGTAATGATTGAtcagggaagcatttcatgaagagttttgtcaaatattttctccGACTAATTTGCTCTAAGTCAGTCAAATGCACAGATTTctaggggagcgtttcatgaaggaaATTGTCGGACGTTTCATCCGACTATTTATGATTTCTCCGACAATTACCACaggaacagtgcttctcagccaatcaaaatcaaggaaagttgtcagatcggacaacttgtcggacgaaaattgattttgtcatctctgtggaatggcaccgaaagacccctcaaagaactcagAAAATCTCGTTGACTCATTGACAGTTTTTAGTATCGTCTCGTATCTCtgtcatctttttatcatttctcgCTATTACTCACcatcttattattatttccaattCTAACTGATTTACACCTGCGAATGAGTCCCATTTATCAAATGTTTAATATACTTTCttaggggatccacgctctacaagcaatgctttttagtggatcccctcatttccatataagattttgttaaaactattttacaaatattttggaacttgtaattgatttgtaatcattgttatcatatttcatttgtatttgtttatatttataatgtatgtttgatttgtatttgcttaaaatgttgataatggaaatggaaaataagacttgaacttgaacttgtcTTACTGGGCTTAGACAAGTCATATAGAGATCTTTTGAttgtctttcagagatcttttatgcaacaagaGATCTTTCTGAATTCTGTCCATGGACTTTTTCTGgcctttcaatgatctttcaatcaTCGTTTAATGATCTCGCATGCATCTGTCGGTGATCTCCGCAAAGTCCTTGAGACACTGTCAAAAGATCATggaaagactaataagaactttgaaagttcacaTCGagagaccgctgaaagactgctgaaagacctcaaagaccattttcctgaaagactgctgaaaggcTGTTTTGAACTGTTTCAAAACGTTTTAGAGATCATGGAGACCACGAAGATCACTGAAAAAATCAATCAGGAATCATGAAAGACCTTTGGAAGATCAAGCAAGTTGcagcagtctttcagtggtcttgctctctgtggaatggggttTTACTTCACCGGAGCAGCAGTGTTGGACTTTGAGTTGTTTTGATCCTTAGGAAGTCTTGGATGTAGAAAGTCCATAACATGCTTGATAATACATTGTATGTCATAAAGACATCTCGCGTAGTAAGTACGTAATGAATGTAATTTATTAGATCTAAAACGGTTCCTCAGTCAGGTATAAATGACTTgatcagtgtttttttttaagttccaATAAGGTGCAGAAAGATATTGAATCAAGCTAGATATTGTATGCATCTTATTTTAATAtccagagttttttttttcttcgacaGAGGCCGAAGATCCTGATTTCGTTTGCGTGGAAGATAACGCAGGTGAGAAATTTATTTTCGGAGGGGGTCgataaaatgccaaaatataGCTTCGAATGTCAGAATACAAgctcaaataaataaaaaaaaaaggaactcATGGACATGAAACAATGAGTGGGTTTTTAAGGTGAAGAAGTGCGATAAGCtcttcaaacatgtcaaatattTCGACAGGCTTGCCTGTTTCATGAACTGAGTTACGACGTGCTGAAACCTGGAGTTCTCTTAATTGAATATACACAATAAgcttaatttattttctctatttgaCATTTACGTCAAAGATGAAACTTTAAAGAACGTTAATTtcacttgatattttttttttcatttttcagatggAGGATGGAAGACCACAGATGCTCTCACGACTATGAACACTGATAGGCCTACAGTCGCACCTACCGACAAAACCGAACATAATGACATCCCAAAGAATACAGTTACAAGGCCATATGGAAACATCACCAAAGGTCCAACCACATCACCACTTGGCGTTACTTCAGCCTCTTTTCTGATGACGACGCTTGACGTCGAAACCACcagtccagaaaaaaaatcaactaaatATATTGATGAAGCTTCGGGGGAGAAGGAAGAAGGGTTAGGTTTAGATGAAGGTGTCACGACGCCCTCGACGACAGGACTACATTGGTTAGAACAACTCGAAGGGGAGGTTCCTATTCGCGGAAACCAAGTGAATTACGCAGCGAAGAGTATTAACACGGAGGTTTCTAATCACGTGAGATCGCTGAAACGAAATGCGAGCTCCGTTAATTTGAATGAAGGTGCAGAAGTATCGGCGCAGAATGGAATACGCATTGATAAGAAAGTGGAATCGATTGATGGCAATGGGGACATAAACTTAACTACCCAAACACCACTATCTACAACCCATGAGACAAACTCAGTTGGCAACAGTTCTGCGTCTTCGGTACAAGACGCGGTTATGGCCAGAACAGAGGCATCTGGAAATGCCAGACTTACTAATGCTGATAGTACTGGAAGCCACACTGCCATGTTTTCGTCAAGACATTTATACAGTACCGAGTCTCCATCAATACGAACTATGTATAGTTCTTCAACAGACAATCCAGATCAAGGAACAGAAGAACACACCACCCCAAATGCAAGTTTATCCCTTGTGACATCGACTCAAGTACCCTTACAACCTTCGTATACTGCGACAAAATCGGAGGGCCATTCCAAACTGGAAGAGAACAAGGAGGAAAATGACAATTCACAATCACCACCCACCTCAGCTATTCCGACGGCAACACATCTTGAAAATTTCCTTGAAGGATCTTCCTTGTCAGCGACCACTCCCGAGGGACACTCTCGTTCATTGACAAGCGCTTATCAACTTTTAATAAATTCAACGAATTCGGTAACTTCGGCACCTTCAATTCAAACTTCACCAGATTCGCTAAACATTGAAGTTACGACAGAGTCAACGCCTGGAAAACACCTTTCCACTCTAAATACAACAAATAATCAATTGCAAACAGAATATGGAGGTGGTGCGGTCCAGCCTATGACAGATGCAACTTTTGAAGACGTTGTTAATGTCTCGATGGCCCGAGAGCGTCTTGGTTTCATCCCAGAAGATCTATGTAAGAAAACCTTCACGGCTGTTGCAAAGGTAGATGACACAGTCTTCCTTTTCCAGGTGAGCAGTGGCAACGGAACCTTCTGGCTAAGTAAAGTCTTGAGAGGCAAGCTACTGTGTCTTGACAATCGTTCGAACCACAAAGCTTTCTCTGCTCAGAACGTTTTCAGAAGTTGTTTTAGGTACTAAAATAGAAATGACTTTGTCACCACCAACAACAAGAAGAAATGAAGTAACAAGACACTGATATATAGGCTTTATAGGACTGTATATGTGAATCAAACCGAGTTTCATTGcatgattatgaaaaataatatttcgaCATGTCTACGACGTATCGTCGTTTACCTTACTCTCTTGGATGTCTTTTCTGTTTTGTTCCTCTTTCAGGGACATCATCTATGGTGGGTTAACATGACAAATGGACAAATTTTGTCTTCAGATAAAGAAACCGTAGAATCATACTTCGGCCTGGAAGGACAGAAAGTAACGGCCGCAGTCTATCGCCAATCCGTGGACGAGTGGACTTTATTTACCTGTATGTAACTCTTTGAAAGGGGGGAAGGACCACAAGGCCAAAATTCTACAAGGCCGTATATCTCATATTTTGATTCCTTATATCAAGATGTTTGTCTGTTATAATACGTCAATTGAAAAACTGGTGATTTCCAATATAGCTTATTCTTCAATATACactgaaatataattttgactAAGTTGCGGTTAATAAAACATGATTATGAGGGGGATGAGAAAAATGGCCTCGTGGACCCTCGGTCTTGCATGAAGACCCCCCTTTGAAAAGGATAGTTTTAACTTTTTCTTTAATGTTCTATTTCAAATGCATAATAACGTACACCATGGTACTGTTTTATAAAGactatcatgattatatagaaagattatcatgattttggtGATTTCCGTGGAAACCTTCATTTTAATCTGATACTGATCCTGATACCATGTTAATTATCTTAATGGAAATTTAAGTTCTTGATAAAACGAGCACGAGGTTGTTCCAAGTACAGTACGTGGTATGAGCCAGTatgggcattttttttaaatccgtatatattgttttttatcaaTTCTTCGGCCCTTTTTCGCCGAGGTAAAGAAAAGGGCAAGGGACATGCTTGAGTTGAACGAATTGTTAAACTAGTCATTCATCACTTCATCTCCAAGGAGTTCTTAGTACACTGACGGAGAACTTTTTtcaggggaggggaggggtccATTAAAGGAAGTTTGCATGATATTATccgaataaaaataaaagcagCTCATCATGGTTGGGGTTGTCAAATTCGAATATTACTTTGGTTAGTTTATACTAGGTCCATGTTCCGATGAATGTCTAGTCAGAGTAGTATTGATCCATGGACTAGgtgattatttcattattcaaaaaTCATTTTGGAAAAAGCAGAATCACGAATCATAATTAAACACAATTTATGGTAGCTTTATTAACCCAGTCTATTTAAAACCCTGTAAATGGGAAAAGAATAAACACAAAATTGCCccctaaaaaaattaaatttcaatttattctctCTCAATTTTGATCTGTTACCAGATATGGATGTGTTCACCATTAGAAACCACTCCCGAAACCAGAAGACCCGTGACTACCATCGGATGCGAGTGACCGAGCTCGGGATCCCCTTCGGGGCCGTGGTCGACGCCGCCTTCCACGATGACAGACGCAAGAAATTGTATCTTCTAACAAACCGATGGGTGTGGCGATATGATGACGAAAGAGATGAAGTGGACATCGGGTATCCAAGACGCAGTCATCACGAGTTTCGTGGACTGATGAGGCATCGTCCTTCAGCTGCCTTCACATTAAATGGTAAAACTTTGGGTACTGTTATAGAACTTGCTTATCAATGAGTGTAAATATGTTATGGTTGCTGGGTTtacttttcaataaaaaacaattaaaaaagaattgtgatggtataactttttttctcatattgaaattgttttttattagGGTATAGTTTTTCTgtcttcatgaaaaaatatcCTCCGCAATTTCCATAGATTGTTCAGTCGGTAATCTCTTAtttcatacattattttgataagATATTCAGGTTATCGATTTCTTGGAAACTGAATATTCACCCAGCGacaacatcgtcatcatcccCCTTTTTTTCGCATGTTTCTTCTTTAACTTGTTTAATTCCATTCTGCGGTAGTGGTAGGGCCAAGAATGCAGCCTTCTCTCATCTACCTGGTGTGGTCTCTAAGGCTGCTCGGTCGTGTGGCAATTATTTTTATCAGTAGTTGCAGCACAGACACAAGAGAGCGCAGTACAAAAAGATATCACGACCGGGTAGGATTTTAACACAACGcaattgaatttaaaaactgatattccatttttatatattcCAGTAATAGTGCAAAGCATGAAATGGCGTTTCCTTCTGAGTCAAAATCAACAGTATTATCGAACTATAGTTGTGTCAGCACCGTATGCATACAAAGATGCTATGAGATATTTCTATCTTTGCatgcatattattatattattatttgtgcattctcccttttttaTACTTTATGCAGGAAAGCTCTTTATCCTGTTTGGGAAGAAATATGCAGAAATCAATCAAGACACCCATCGCGTTGACGAACAGAGAGGTGGAAATTATTTCGAAGAtcattttgattgttttatAAACTAATTTGATTACTCGTTTATTACGAGTGACCATTCTAATATTTATCATGTGCTTtcagatttaaatgttgatGAGATATCATTATGGGTAATGTTTCTTTGGTAAACTTTATCGAGTTTATATCTCCTAATCTGGGAAATTATATTTCACCCATTTCGTCACAGTTGTATAAGAACGGGAatgagggggtgggggttgtGGGTGCCATCTAACTAGGTATATATTTGGACAACTAGGCCCCGACGAAAAATTAGGTGCCGAGTTGTCCAATCGTGGATCTGTTTGTTCACGTTCTcctaccaatattttttagtttTGACAGGGAACAGATGTAGGAATGCCGAACTCATAACTGGGGCCTGTTTCagaaaaagttgcaatcaatcgcaactctaaaaatcatgcgcaacttgattttcaaccaatcaacagcgcgcatttgggacttgcgattgattttttcgcatacattcgtaattccgatgcttcgtaattccgaaggttcggttattccgaaggttcgtatttccgaaggttcgtaattccgaaggttcgtcgatccgaaaacgaaataaggttcgtaattccgaaggttcgttaatccgaaaacgaaataaggttcgtaattccgaaggttcgttaatccgaaaacaaaataaggttcgtaattccgaaggttcgttaatccgaaaacgaaataaggttcgttaatccgaaaattaaataaggttcgtatttccgaaaatgaaaatattcattttggtaacaaaaacgatgttgtcattacaagattacacgatattatgcaatgatagtaataacgatcgatgatacatgtgtgtgttggggccaaagcatgtatttcaatggcgccctgatcaagcataggctaatttcgattttatctgagaaattgctgcctataagcaaatggtttaattaaagatgcaggggatcaagtgtgttggaagcgtgcgagcaacctctagataataggatttgtattggaggggatgtcatttttaataacagcttctgccggtaataaaaataaaaataatactaataatgatccttgtgagatgttgaaagcgcgaatcgcaagctcaaactagtagacatttcatgtaacaagacgtgaagtgagcgttcggagcattttttgtaatcgtgagaaagatgtgtatctttctaaagaattaatgcgagggcgagctgtaatttgtttatatactgacctggggcccgttgcatgaaactttttacctgagaaaactcaggttgtttttacaggagtttttgccctgtgctaaagtcattggcggaaatcagactaaccttagttttcagtttttaccagagttttctcaggtaaaaagttttatgcaacaggcttcagaaagtaatcttttaaggactgcatttagtgactcatgaatagaatatatatctcacgaactaaataatgagagcgcgaaccgcaagcttaaaatttgtgatattccaacctgaaaactggaca
This genomic window from Lytechinus variegatus isolate NC3 chromosome 10, Lvar_3.0, whole genome shotgun sequence contains:
- the LOC121422988 gene encoding uncharacterized protein LOC121422988 isoform X2 — its product is MSNLDWTIAFAIRFLIFHVEFVTFRPRATTMTMSMPVVGDDVGLSVPYTVDELRAIVDVHNQKRGNVTPSAADMEFVRWDEELAAAADGWAVKCTLEHGKPENSTISRFGQNIWAGFGLSKWALPETASPFRAWTNEDRFYDYETNSCQARKMCGHYTQIIWASTRAIGCGRAFCRQTDDIPFARWMVVCNYLPGGNIQGRQPYITGPSCSRCSSGNGQCYKNKCRPCSEHTEPCECNLQCQNCGTLDRETCTCKCPKGWHGNECGKPCVDTHQYCGRSPGWPGRVYCPFAPYITRYCPLMCGVCEAEDPDFVCVEDNAGWKTTDALTTMNTDRPTVAPTDKTEHNDIPKNTVTRPYGNITKGPTTSPLGVTSASFLMTTLDVETTSPEKKSTKYIDEASGEKEEGLGLDEGVTTPSTTGLHWLEQLEGEVPIRGNQVNYAAKSINTEVSNHVRSLKRNASSVNLNEGAEVSAQNGIRIDKKVESIDGNGDINLTTQTPLSTTHETNSVGNSSASSVQDAVMARTEASGNARLTNADSTGSHTAMFSSRHLYSTESPSIRTMYSSSTDNPDQGTEEHTTPNASLSLVTSTQVPLQPSYTATKSEGHSKLEENKEENDNSQSPPTSAIPTATHLENFLEGSSLSATTPEGHSRSLTSAYQLLINSTNSVTSAPSIQTSPDSLNIEVTTESTPGKHLSTLNTTNNQLQTEYGGGAVQPMTDATFEDVVNVSMARERLGFIPEDLCKKTFTAVAKVDDTVFLFQGHHLWWVNMTNGQILSSDKETVESYFGLEGQKVTAAVYRQSVDEWTLFTYMDVFTIRNHSRNQKTRDYHRMRVTELGIPFGAVVDAAFHDDRRKKLYLLTNRWVWRYDDERDEVDIGYPRRSHHEFRGLMRHRPSAAFTLNGKLFILFGKKYAEINQDTHRVDEQRGGNYFEDHFDCFIN
- the LOC121422988 gene encoding uncharacterized protein LOC121422988 isoform X1, producing MSNLDWTIAFAIRFLIFHVEFVTFRPRATTMTMSMPVVGDDVGLSVPYTVDELRAIVDVHNQKRGNVTPSAADMEFVRWDEELAAAADGWAVKCTLEHGKPENSTISRFGQNIWAGFGLSKWALPETASPFRAWTNEDRFYDYETNSCQARKMCGHYTQIIWASTRAIGCGRAFCRQTDDIPFARWMVVCNYLPGGNIQGRQPYITGPSCSRCSSGNGQCYKNKCRPCSEHTEPCECNLQCQNCGTLDRETCTCKCPKGWHGNECGKPCVDTHQYCGRSPGWPGRVYCPFAPYITRYCPLMCGVCEAEDPDFVCVEDNADGGWKTTDALTTMNTDRPTVAPTDKTEHNDIPKNTVTRPYGNITKGPTTSPLGVTSASFLMTTLDVETTSPEKKSTKYIDEASGEKEEGLGLDEGVTTPSTTGLHWLEQLEGEVPIRGNQVNYAAKSINTEVSNHVRSLKRNASSVNLNEGAEVSAQNGIRIDKKVESIDGNGDINLTTQTPLSTTHETNSVGNSSASSVQDAVMARTEASGNARLTNADSTGSHTAMFSSRHLYSTESPSIRTMYSSSTDNPDQGTEEHTTPNASLSLVTSTQVPLQPSYTATKSEGHSKLEENKEENDNSQSPPTSAIPTATHLENFLEGSSLSATTPEGHSRSLTSAYQLLINSTNSVTSAPSIQTSPDSLNIEVTTESTPGKHLSTLNTTNNQLQTEYGGGAVQPMTDATFEDVVNVSMARERLGFIPEDLCKKTFTAVAKVDDTVFLFQGHHLWWVNMTNGQILSSDKETVESYFGLEGQKVTAAVYRQSVDEWTLFTYMDVFTIRNHSRNQKTRDYHRMRVTELGIPFGAVVDAAFHDDRRKKLYLLTNRWVWRYDDERDEVDIGYPRRSHHEFRGLMRHRPSAAFTLNGKLFILFGKKYAEINQDTHRVDEQRGGNYFEDHFDCFIN